A DNA window from Drosophila biarmipes strain raj3 chromosome 2R, RU_DBia_V1.1, whole genome shotgun sequence contains the following coding sequences:
- the LOC108022945 gene encoding cytochrome c oxidase assembly protein COX19 — MTSQIYSQKKFVPTPPEKGSFPLDHEGLCKKQFLLYASCLRKNAQDTSLCRQDAQSYLACRMDNNLMERTEWSKLGFHDQSEKTDKKSSEEQKQ; from the coding sequence ATGACTTCGCAGATCTACAGCCAGAAGAAGTTCGTGCCCACGCCGCCCGAGAAGGGCTCCTTTCCCCTGGACCACGAAGGCCTCTGCAAGAAGCAGTTCCTGCTCTACGCCAGCTGTCTCAGGAAGAACGCCCAGGACACGAGCCTGTGCCGCCAGGACGCCCAGAGCTATCTGGCCTGTCGCATGGACAACAATCTTATGGAGAGAACCGAGTGGTCCAAGTTGGGCTTCCACGATCAGAGCGAGAAAACCGACAAGAAATCGTCGGAGGAGCAGAAGCAATAG
- the LOC108022944 gene encoding phosphopantothenoylcysteine decarboxylase, whose translation MKPERNVMIAATGSVATIKMAQLIRELSDESLPFKFHLKVLITESAKHFFELEQIPENVPIYHNRDEWINWNKRGDPVLHIDLGKWADLLVIAPLSANSLSKMATGICDNIVMCVVRAWDLQKPLLFAPAMNTRMYDHPITREQIDKLTSWGYKEIPCISKTLMCGDTGNGAMAEVPSIVEAVLSAFQPAN comes from the exons ATGAAACCCGAACGCAATGTGATGATAGCGGCCACCGGCAGTGTGGCCACCATCAAGATGGCCCAGTTAATCCGGGAGCTCTCCGACGAGAGTCTGCCCTTCAAGTTCCACCTGAAAGTCCTCATCACCGAGTCGGCCAAGCACTTTTTTGAACTGGAGCAAATACCCGAGAACG TACCCATTTACCACAACCGCGATGAGTGGATCAACTGGAACAAGCGCGGAGATCCCGTCCTGCATATCGACCTGGGCAAGTGGGCCGATCTCCTGGTGATTGCCCCGCTCAGCGCCAATTCCCTCTCCAAGATGGCCACC GGGATTTGCGATAATATTGTGATGTGCGTGGTGCGGGCCTGGGACCTTCAGAAACCTCTACTCTTCGCCCCGGCGATGAACACCCGCATGTACGACCACCCAATAACCCGGGAGCAGATCGACAAGCTGACCAGTTGGGGCTACAAGGAGATACCCTGCATCTCCAAGACGCTCATGTGCGGCGATACCGGAAACGGTGCCATGGCGGAGGTTCCCAGCATTGTGGAAGCGGTTCTATCTGCCTTTCAGCCGGCCAATTAG
- the LOC108022943 gene encoding cyclic nucleotide-gated cation channel beta-1, with protein sequence MSSMARFRKVSRPSEELEPEASASLLKSSPNILENFAYDEFQPPNHPLLKRMATSPTAHSGSQSSSTSSTSSSRREPKFCDTLERHAFMRNVINRQPESVRRYSSPGEKEAQVRRSLEEITKDLKEIEQFVSATEELLQKEREQEQVLSSNKENKCPSPVKRVTYKINAYKAPPRRHRPGSPRFYHSRLYFRNGKIGCVESAEHQNNVGATHALVKHILHHEKPLVSPDSVRRVLEQEKERETEESFEMVPLPGAVPEIVPDPIAIQRAEELAAATGQVVLPTEEEEAVESIPVIDEDEQDVQICYNESPELQNEDRNERARGTPSINESEIVAVDEPDTKMNVEMDLEHRKPSSAGSLDSQGQQFLRDQVRHLVRRFTARANKVKSRIELPPTPSSSSTASSPSPPPTKSLHPSPQHKVRLVPAGQSPHRGRLFEADTPRSNVWLCSSLCGANNDERTLDPQGKIYISWLCVVSLSFLYNAWVIPLRASFPFQTKENTNIWLACDYCADIVYLLDVVFFKHRVMYLFEGFWVKNKNLTRKNYMRKLQFKLDLLALLPLDLLYLHLGTGAVWLRFPRFFKIQSFWEVFRLLDRVISSPHFVRVAKTLTYMLYMIHITAALYYAYSDYQGLGQNRWVFSGKGHPYVRCFAFATKTATSIGKNPKPERQGEYVFMTVAWLMGVFVFALLIGQIRDIISTATRNKHEYRQLEDETLEYMRRLNLSQEVQSRVKMWFQFTWEQQRTLDESNILDALPINLKTDIAISVHIQTLSKVQLFADCEEALLRDLVLKLRAVTFLPGDFVCRKGEVGREMYIVKLGQVQVMGGPGSDVVLATLTEGSVFGEISLLGINGADRRTADVRSKGYSNLFVLSKSDLNEVIAYYPTAQAILKKRARQLMRKNAAREREEERERARSALQADVVIGNRNPKTPPPKLLQTVIQALPFESPAVVLITRGSKRMRRKRQSLQMETIVEPKMEVTGAAESQDQKTSLKPGRCSPDLLSSIQQELKSKHKFINLTDSEKALISQSANNSLEDMKVVDL encoded by the exons ATGTCCAGCATGGCACGTTTTCGCAAG GTGAGCCGCCCAAGCGAGGAGCTCGAACCGGAGGCGAGTGCATCACTGCTGAAGTCTTCGCCGAACATATTGGAGAACTTTGCCTACGACGAGTTCCAGCCGCCCAATCACCCGCTGCTCAAGCGCATGGCCACCTCACCCACCGCCCATTCCGGCTCCCAGAGCAGCTCGACCTCGTCCACCTCGTCGTCGCGGAGGGAACCCAAGTTCTGTGACACCTTGGAGCGGCACGCCTTCATGCGAAATGTGATCAACCGGCAGCCGGAAAGCGTGCGCCGCTACTCGAGTCCCGGCGAGAAGGAGGCCCAGGTGCGGCGAAGTCTGGAGGAGATCACCAAGGACCTCAAGGAGATCGAGCAGTTCGTCAGCGCCACCGAGGAGCTGCTGCAGAAGGAgagggagcaggagcaggtcCTGAGCTCCAACAAGGAGAACAAGTGCCCCAGCCCGGTTAAGAGGGTCACCTACAAGATAAATGCCTACAAGGCTCCGCCGAGGAGGCACCGACCTGGTAGCCCACGCTTCTACCACTCCAGGCTGTACTTCAGGAACGGCAAGATCGGCTGTGTGGAGTCCGCGGAGCACCAGAACAATGTGGGCGCCACTCATGCTCTGGTCAAGCACATACTGCATCACGAGAAGCCTCTGGTGAGCCCGGATAGTGTGAGGAGGGTGCTCGAACAGGAGAAGGAGAGGGAGACAGAAGAGAGCTTCGAAATGGTTCCCCTTCCAGGAGCTGTACCCGAAATTGTACCCGATCCCATTGCCATTCAGCGGGCAGAGGAGCTGGCAGCTGCCACTGGTCAGGTGGTTCTACCcacggaggaggaggaggcagtGGAATCCATTCCCGTTATCGACGAGGACGAGCAGGATGTGCAGATATGCTACAACGAGTCGCCGGAACTCCAGAACGAAGACCGCAACGAGCGAGCCCGAGGAACGCCGTCGATCAATGAGAGCGAGATAGTGGCAGTGGATGAACCGGACACGAAAATGAATGTGGAGATGGACCTGGAGCATCGCAAGCCCAGCAGCGCGGGCAGCTTGGACTCCCAGGGTCAGCAGTTCCTGCGCGATCAAGTCCGTCACTTGGTTCGCCGCTTCACGGCCAGGGCCAATAAGGTCAAGTCCCGGATTGAGCTGCCGCCAACTCCCTCCTCCAGCAGCACGGCCAGCTCGCCATCTCCTCCGCCAACCAAGAGTCTGCATCCCAGTCCTCAGCACAAGGTGCGTCTGGTGCCGGCGGGCCAGTCTCCCCATCGGGGAAGACTCTTCGAGGCCGACACTCCCCGCTCGAATGTGTGGCTCTGTTCCAGTCTCTGCGGCGCCAACAACGATGAGCGCACCCTGGATCCGCAGGGCAAGATCTACATCTCCTGGCTGTGCGTGGTATCGCTGTCCTTCCTGTACAACGCCTGGGTCATCCCGCTGCGCGCCTCGTTTCCCTTCCAGACCAAGGAGAACACCAACATCTGGCTGGCCTGCGACTACTGTGCTGACATAGTCTACCTCCTGGACGTGGTCTTCTTCAAGCACAGGGTCATGTACCTCTTCGAGGGATTTTGGGTCAAGAACAAGAACCTCACGAGGAAGAACTACATGAGGAAGCTGCAGTTTAAG TTGGATCTGCTGGCCCTTCTCCCTCTGGATTTATTATACCTTCATCTGGGCACAGGAGCGGTTTGGTTGCGTTTTCCCCGGTTCTTCAAGATTCAGAGCTTCTGGGAAGTGTTTCGCCTTTTGGATCGTGTGATATCTTCCCCGCATTTT GTTCGCGTGGCCAAAACCCTGACCTACATGCTGTACATGATCCACATCACGGCTGCCCTCTACTACGCCTACAGTGACTACCAGGGATTGGGACAGAACCGTTGGGTCTTCAGCGGCAAGGGTCATCCGTACGTGAGGTGTTTCGCCTTCGCCACCAAGACGGCCACTTCGATAGGCAAGAATCCAAAGCCGGAGCGTCAGGGGGAGTACGTCTTCATGACGGTGGCCTGGCTCATGGGCGTGTTCGTCTTCGCCCTGCTCATCGGACAGATCAGGGACATCATCTCGACAGCCACTCGCAACAAGCACGAGTATCGCCAGTTGGAGGACGAGACGTTGGAGTACATGCGGCGACTTAATCTCTCCCAGGAGGTGCAGTCCAGGGTCAAAATGTGGTTCCAGTTCACCTGGGAGCAGCAGCGCACCCTGG ATGAATCCAACATCCTGGACGCCCTGCCCATCAACCTCAAAACCGACATCGCCATCTCCGTGCACATTCAAACCCTCTCCAAGGTGCAACTCTTTGCCGATTGCGAAGAGGCTTTGCTCAGAGATCTGGTCTTAAAGCTAAGAGCCGTAACCTTTCTACCCGGAGACTTCGTTTGTCGCAAGGGAGAGGTTGGCCGAGAGATGTACATCGTTAAGTTGGGTCAAGTCCAGGTGATGGGTGGTCCTGGCAGCGATGTGGTGCTCGCCACCCTGACAGAAGGCTCCGTTTTCGGAGAGATCAGCCTGCTGGGAATCAACGGAGCTGATCGCAGGACAGCAGATGTGCGATCCAAGGGCTATTCCAACCTGTTCGTGCTGTCCAAATCTGATTTAAACGAGGTAATCGCTTACTATCCGACTGCACAGGCCATCCTCAAGAAGCGAGCTCGCCAGTTGATGAGGAAAAATGCCGCCAGGGAGCGGGAGGAGGAGCGAGAGCGAGCCCGCAGTGCCCTTCAGGCGGATGTGGTAATTGGCAACCGCAACCCGAAAACTCCGCCTCCGAAACTACTGCAGACAGTCATCCAGGCGCTGCCGTTCGAGTCCCCAGCCGTGGTGCTCATCACCAGGGGTTCCAAGAGGATGCGTCGCAAACGACAGTCGCTGCAGATGGAGACCATAGTGGAGCCCAAAATGGAGGTCACCGGTGCCGCCGAGTCGCAGGATCAAAAGACGAGCTTGAAGCCTGGACGATGCTCGCCGGATTTACTCTCCTCCATCCAGCAAGAGCTGAAGTCCAAGCACAAATTTATCAACCTCACGGATTCTGAGAAGGCGCTGATCAGCCAATCGGCAAACAATTCGCTGGAGGACATGAAGGTGGTGGATCTCTAA
- the LOC108022889 gene encoding high mobility group protein Z, translated as MSGDRPKRPLSAYMLWLNETREQIKKDNPGSKVTDIAKRGGELWRGLKDKTEWEQKAIKMKEEYNKAVKEYEANGGTDSGAPKKRKKAAAKPAKKAKKKESSEEEEEDESE; from the exons ATGAGTGGAGATCGCCCGAAGCGTCCCCTTTCCGCCTACATGCTGTGGCTCAACGAGACCCGCGAACAGATCAAGAAGGATAACCCCGGCAGCAAGGTGACAGACATCGCCAAGCGGGGTGGCGAGCTCTGGCGCGGACTGAAGGACAAGACC GAATGGGAGCAGAAGGCCATCAAGATGAAGGAGGAGTACAACAAGGCGGTGAAGGAGTACGAGGCCAACGGCGGCACCGACTCGGGGGCGCCCAAGAAGCGGAAGAAGGCGGCCGCCAAGCCCGCCAAGAAGGCCAAGAAGAAAGAGTcctccgaggaggaggaggaggacgagagCGAGTAG